The proteins below come from a single Ketobacter sp. MCCC 1A13808 genomic window:
- the glyQ gene encoding glycine--tRNA ligase subunit alpha: MSEQHASGPQSGLTFQELILTLQNFWASQGCIVVQPYDMEMGAGTFHTATFLRAIGPETWNAAYVQPSRRPTDGRYGENPNRLQHYYQFQVVLKPSPANIQELYLESLRLLGIDTNAHDVRFVEDNWESPTLGAWGLGWEVWLNGMEVTQFTYFQQVGGVECYPVTGEITYGLERLCMYLQGVDSVYDLVWTDGPFGKVTYGDVFHQNEVEMSTFNFEHANVPKLFELFDYYEAESNSLMEKQLPLPAYEMVVKASHTFNLLDARRAISVTERQRYILRVRTLSRNIAKSYLAARARLGFPMAPVDLRDEVLAKLAKEDEA; this comes from the coding sequence ATGAGCGAACAGCACGCATCCGGTCCGCAATCGGGCCTTACTTTTCAGGAACTGATCCTCACGCTACAGAATTTCTGGGCCTCCCAAGGCTGCATCGTGGTTCAACCCTATGATATGGAAATGGGCGCCGGTACCTTCCACACCGCCACCTTTTTACGCGCCATCGGCCCGGAAACCTGGAACGCGGCCTATGTGCAACCCAGCCGCCGCCCCACTGACGGACGCTACGGGGAAAACCCCAACCGACTGCAGCATTATTATCAGTTTCAGGTTGTGCTCAAACCATCGCCTGCCAATATTCAAGAGCTGTACCTGGAATCCCTTCGCCTGCTGGGAATCGATACCAACGCCCATGACGTGCGTTTTGTGGAAGACAACTGGGAATCTCCGACACTGGGCGCCTGGGGCCTGGGCTGGGAAGTCTGGCTCAACGGCATGGAAGTCACTCAATTCACCTACTTCCAGCAGGTAGGCGGCGTCGAGTGCTACCCGGTCACCGGTGAAATCACCTACGGACTGGAGCGGCTTTGTATGTATTTGCAGGGCGTGGATTCGGTTTACGATCTGGTCTGGACCGACGGCCCCTTCGGTAAAGTCACCTACGGCGACGTGTTCCATCAAAACGAAGTAGAGATGTCGACGTTCAATTTTGAACACGCCAATGTACCCAAACTGTTTGAGCTGTTCGATTACTACGAAGCCGAATCCAATAGCCTGATGGAAAAACAATTACCGCTACCGGCTTATGAGATGGTGGTAAAAGCCTCACACACGTTCAACCTGCTCGATGCCCGTCGCGCCATTTCGGTCACCGAACGTCAACGCTACATTCTGCGAGTGCGTACCTTGTCCCGCAATATTGCAAAAAGCTATCTGGCAGCCCGCGCCCGTCTGGGATTTCCTATGGCACCGGTCGATTTACGCGATGAAGTATTGGCGAAACTGGCGAAGGAGGACGAAGCGTGA
- a CDS encoding sensor histidine kinase translates to MTTKAQLAEQLLAASIHEIKNRFGLMFSQLDTLLTTLPLNEQHQHDAEHIKSEAQFVGSELVRVLASYKALMYGDTGNDTLEHDQQFVLDFLEEKIARHSNTVRAHALQLNYECDEDLDGFFDPALISIILDTAIYNAVKEHARTLLLSAEKRVAEGSAETLLIRIEDDGPGFPQSVLEDTGNPAAPGHTRPLRDDGHSTGLGLYFARTLIAQHHAGGRQGQIHLGVSDHLGGASVTLILPQ, encoded by the coding sequence ATGACGACCAAAGCACAACTGGCTGAGCAACTGCTGGCCGCTTCCATACATGAGATTAAAAATCGCTTTGGTCTGATGTTCTCCCAACTCGATACGCTTTTGACGACACTGCCGCTCAATGAGCAGCATCAACACGACGCCGAGCACATCAAAAGCGAAGCCCAATTCGTCGGCAGTGAATTGGTGCGGGTATTGGCCAGCTATAAAGCCTTAATGTACGGAGACACTGGCAACGACACATTAGAGCACGATCAGCAATTTGTGCTGGATTTTCTGGAAGAGAAAATCGCCCGCCACAGCAACACCGTAAGAGCCCACGCCCTACAGCTGAACTACGAATGCGATGAAGATCTGGACGGCTTTTTTGATCCCGCTCTGATTAGTATCATTCTGGATACCGCCATCTACAATGCTGTAAAAGAACACGCCAGAACCCTGCTACTGAGTGCCGAAAAACGCGTGGCAGAGGGCAGCGCTGAGACATTGCTAATCCGCATCGAAGACGATGGACCCGGTTTTCCGCAAAGTGTGCTCGAAGACACCGGCAATCCCGCAGCCCCGGGCCACACCCGCCCGCTCCGCGACGATGGCCATTCCACCGGCTTGGGGCTGTACTTTGCCCGCACACTGATTGCCCAACATCACGCAGGCGGCCGCCAGGGTCAAATTCATTTAGGTGTCAGCGATCACCTCGGTGGTGCCAGCGTCACCCTGATTTTGCCACAATAG